The following nucleotide sequence is from bacterium.
CGGGACTCCCGGTCAACTCCAGCGGAACAGGATGCGGACCCAAGCCCACCCCGACTCCGACGCCGAAACCCACACCGAGGCCCACGGCCGAACCGACGCCGAAACCCACACCGACTCCGACGCCGACTCCGACGCCGAAACCCACACCGAGGCCCACGGCCGAACCGACGCCGAAACCCACACCGACTCCGACGCCGACTCCGACGCCGAAACCCACACCGAGGCCCACGGCCGAACCGACGCCGAAACCCACACCGACTCCGACGCCGACTCCGACGCCGAAACCCACACCGAGGCCCACGGCCGAACCGACGCCGAAACCCACACCGACTCCGACGCCGACTCCGACGCCGAGACCCACACCGAATGAGCCAGAGTGTAGGGAATGGCAACGCAGCAAAACTACGATTGTGGGAGGCAAAAGAGTGACTGTCTGCGAAGCCCTCCCCTGCCCACACGGAACCTATGCCCCGCCGCTGCCCGATATGTACCTTGCATATACCAGCGACGGGAACAGGCTCTTCACACAAGCGCAACTGGTCAAGGAAATCGAACGGGGACGGGAATACTCCGGCCATTGGTTGGCATGGCAAAAGATGCTTGATGGCCCCGATTGCTACACACCGGTGAAGCCCCCCGAACAGACCGGCCCTGGTCCATGCGCTTATGTCGAGGCGCCGGTAACGGGTACCGGTAGTGGTGCTCTTACGCTCACTTCCTATGGGCTTCACTTGGCCGGGAGGCTCGCGGCGGCATCAGCCACCGGTACCGGTGGCGTGGTGCTCGCTGCAATAACGGTTGCCTGCGGGGTTGACGATGTAATCGACCTCGTGAAGAGAGCTGCTGGTTGGATCGGTGACAAGCTCGGCATCGGCGATTCCACCGACACCGACGGCGATTCCGACTCCGGTTCCGGTTCCGGCGACTCCACCCCTGCCCCCACGCCGACGGCGACGCCTGCGCCGACTCCCACCGCCACGCCCGATCCGACGCCTTCGCCTACCCCGCACCCTGTTTGCGGGGTTGTCCCTGGGAACGATGTGCTCGACAGGACGCCTCACCACAGCTCGCGGTGCGGCCCGACGCGGAGGGCGGAGGCTGCAAACAGTAGCGAGTGTACCGCCGTTGGGAAATGGCATGGCCGGATGCTGTACATCTGCGTTCGCGGCTGGTGGGACCGGAGGTAGCCGCCAGAACCCGCCCAGCGCGCCCAGGATCGCCCGTGTGCGGTTCTGGGCGTCGGGTGGTAGTTACCCCTGAAACCCCTACAGCCCCCCTGGTCCTTGTGGGCTGCGGCTTGGTTGCGATGGGTTCCGACGGGATCGGGTGCAGCGAGTCTTTTCAAGGTCCGGCCACCGGGGGTCGGTAGGCCCACAACCACTAATAACGGTGTTCATCACCGTTATCACTTTTCGCACCCCATCTGAATCCCAGTTCAGGTGGGGTGCTTCCTTTCACTGCAAAGTTTTCGCAGGTCAGACGGCACAAGTGGAAACAACGAGGAACAGGCAGGGTCTACGTTGGAAGGTGCCATCAACCGAGGCGAGCTGATTCACGCCGACAGTGCCGAGGAAGTGGAGATCAGAGCCCACACCTTGTATGCCACTGCCCTACTCACCGACGCCATCAATCAGATTCGCCCACCCTCGCAGTCGCTAGTGGTCCCTCAGGTGGACTTCCGGCTCTGGAAGGCGTACCACGCCACCTTCTGGCCCCACCACCTAACCCGCACCATCATGTACTGACCAACAAAGCGAGGTGACCGCAAAGCGCCGTCACCTCGGCGGCTCAGGACCCCAGCTCGCCAGTCAGTGTCTCTCCTCCGGAAATGTCCACCACTCGACGCTCGGTGACGATGGCCGTGATGAGCTCGGCTCGAGTGACGTCGAACGCAGGATTGATCACTTGAGTCTCAGGCGGAGCCGTACCCTCAAGCGGGTAGGAGACAACTTCGCGGGCACCTCGATCCTCGATCGGGATTGAGGCGCCCGAGGTTGTTTCGAGGTCGATGGTCGATTCTGGAGCCACCACCACAAACGGAACGCCAGCATCGGCGGCGGCGAGCGCAAGGCCGAACGTACCTATCTTGTTGGCGGTGTCTGCGTTCGCGGCGATCCGGTCAGCGCCGGTCAAGACAACGTCGACAAGGCCGCTGGCCAGCACCGATGCAGCCGCGCTGTCAACGATGAGCCGGTGCGGAGCGTCCATCTGGGCGAGCTCCCAGGCCGTCAGCCGGGCGCCTTGCAGCAGTGGTCGGGTCTCCAGCGCGACAACCTCCTCCAATAGGCCTCGCTTGTGGAGCTCCTCGGCGACCGCGAGCGCCGTACCGCCTTCCACGGCGGCGAGCGCTCCTGTGTTGCAGATTGTCATCACCGTCAGCGGCCGGCCATCCACAAACTGCGCCGCGAGATCGGCGCCTCGCCTTGCCATACCGCGAGATGCCGCGATCTCTTCATCCCGGACCTCAAAGGCTGCATTGAGCACCGCGTCGAAGCCCTGGGGAGCGA
It contains:
- a CDS encoding cell wall protein codes for the protein GTPGQLQRNRMRTQAHPDSDAETHTEAHGRTDAETHTDSDADSDAETHTEAHGRTDAETHTDSDADSDAETHTEAHGRTDAETHTDSDADSDAETHTEAHGRTDAETHTDSDADSDAETHTE
- the mtnA gene encoding S-methyl-5-thioribose-1-phosphate isomerase — protein: MVLNRTVDWVEDAVEVIDQTLLPGAVEVLRLITVADVVAAIERLSVRGAPALGVVGGFGVALAHRESAGDPAQLEALLNDLENARPTAVNLSRMVRRVAEFAPQGFDAVLNAAFEVRDEEIAASRGMARRGADLAAQFVDGRPLTVMTICNTGALAAVEGGTALAVAEELHKRGLLEEVVALETRPLLQGARLTAWELAQMDAPHRLIVDSAAASVLASGLVDVVLTGADRIAANADTANKIGTFGLALAAADAGVPFVVVAPESTIDLETTSGASIPIEDRGAREVVSYPLEGTAPPETQVINPAFDVTRAELITAIVTERRVVDISGGETLTGELGS